In bacterium, one genomic interval encodes:
- a CDS encoding efflux RND transporter periplasmic adaptor subunit, with product MKRILIPGLILLVGLVIMFGLIASRRKPVQAATVFPGVLVETMTALADTHHAVISGTGTVRARQEIALAPQVAGRIDWVADNFESGGVFHRGDILCRIEAIDYELAVEQARARVAQSEYQLAVERAQADIARKEWERMQESGAQTNGTPESLVLREPQLKQAEANHASALAALRQADLALERTRVRAPFDGRVKREMADIGQTVTPSQPIATLFSTGSAEIEVGIPVDELLWLEEGNSSAQVSLNAGGQWYHWQGTVDRTLGVIDSIGRLARVVVRVDDPYAARSDGGPELAVGSFVSVEISGRRVPNVTPMPLFALRSNNIVWIARADSTLELREVTAVFHSPDSVFVGSEVKSGERIVLSGINGAADGLKLRLTEALR from the coding sequence ATGAAACGAATTCTCATACCCGGTCTCATTCTGCTTGTCGGATTGGTGATCATGTTCGGGTTAATCGCCAGCCGCCGGAAGCCTGTGCAAGCGGCCACTGTTTTTCCGGGCGTTCTGGTTGAAACGATGACGGCACTCGCCGACACTCATCACGCGGTCATCTCCGGTACGGGGACCGTGCGTGCGCGGCAAGAGATCGCCTTGGCTCCGCAGGTCGCGGGACGCATTGATTGGGTCGCGGACAATTTCGAAAGCGGCGGCGTCTTCCACCGCGGCGACATCCTATGCCGGATCGAGGCGATTGACTATGAGCTGGCGGTCGAACAGGCGCGCGCGCGGGTCGCGCAATCCGAGTATCAATTGGCGGTTGAACGCGCACAGGCCGACATCGCCCGCAAAGAGTGGGAACGCATGCAAGAGAGTGGCGCACAAACCAACGGCACGCCGGAGTCGCTGGTGCTGCGTGAACCGCAGCTTAAGCAGGCTGAAGCCAATCACGCTTCGGCACTCGCGGCTCTGCGGCAAGCGGATCTGGCACTCGAGCGTACCCGCGTACGGGCACCGTTTGACGGCCGGGTGAAGCGCGAAATGGCTGACATCGGGCAGACGGTCACACCGAGCCAGCCGATAGCGACTCTCTTCTCGACCGGTTCGGCGGAAATTGAAGTCGGCATACCCGTGGATGAACTGCTGTGGCTGGAAGAAGGCAATTCTTCCGCTCAGGTTTCGCTTAATGCCGGCGGCCAATGGTATCATTGGCAGGGAACCGTGGATCGGACACTGGGAGTGATAGACAGCATCGGCAGACTCGCGCGTGTGGTTGTGCGGGTTGACGACCCCTATGCCGCGCGATCCGATGGCGGGCCGGAGCTTGCCGTGGGCAGCTTTGTGTCAGTCGAGATTAGCGGCCGAAGAGTGCCGAACGTGACGCCAATGCCACTTTTCGCGCTGCGCAGCAACAACATCGTTTGGATCGCACGCGCCGACAGTACGCTGGAACTGCGCGAAGTTACCGCTGTATTTCATTCACCTGACAGCGTGTTCGTCGGGTCTGAGGTGAAGTCCGGCGAACGCATCGTCCTGAGCGGCATCAACGGCGCGGCGGATGGACTCAAACTGCGACTCACGGAGGCACTCCGATAG
- the pgsW gene encoding poly-gamma-glutamate system protein gives MRMLLATLIVSAVLWTTLLANDGVGEKMLAAAQRMQRASREIYLYKSRLGLINVEGDFNRTGLVGEEYTPLTTTVGYLAAKRTVTNPEFAAYLVKLLSGQGLTERDTILVTMTGSLPGLNLALLCALEELHVPAFRAVSLGASSFGANQLDMTWIDMEDILVREGFLTRRSDLATLGGTGDIGQDLSAETREELRRKCARLGYPLLESGNRRAQYEERLALFGDPRGYELLINVGGNHLMLGTGPEGRELPGGFIHPDSADWRSAVSSSAGGMVFDFLHDGVPVLNLLHVEELAAQAKLPMDPSPLPRLGTAEFYDQERP, from the coding sequence ATGCGAATGCTGTTGGCCACACTAATCGTTAGTGCCGTTCTGTGGACGACTCTACTGGCGAACGACGGGGTAGGGGAGAAGATGTTGGCCGCAGCACAGCGCATGCAGCGGGCGTCGCGCGAGATTTATCTCTACAAGTCCCGGCTCGGCCTGATCAATGTCGAGGGCGACTTTAACCGCACGGGTCTTGTCGGCGAAGAGTACACTCCGCTTACGACCACCGTGGGCTATCTGGCCGCGAAGCGCACCGTCACCAATCCGGAATTTGCGGCTTATCTGGTCAAACTTTTGTCCGGGCAAGGCTTGACTGAGCGCGACACGATTTTAGTCACCATGACCGGATCACTACCGGGGTTGAATCTTGCGCTATTGTGTGCTTTGGAAGAATTGCATGTTCCTGCGTTTCGCGCGGTTAGCCTCGGTGCATCCAGTTTCGGCGCGAATCAGCTTGACATGACTTGGATTGACATGGAAGATATTCTCGTGCGCGAGGGCTTTCTTACGCGGCGCAGCGATCTGGCCACACTCGGCGGCACGGGCGACATCGGCCAGGATTTGAGTGCCGAAACGCGCGAGGAGTTGCGGCGCAAGTGTGCGCGTCTCGGCTATCCGCTTCTTGAAAGCGGCAACCGTCGAGCGCAATACGAGGAGCGTCTGGCGTTGTTTGGCGATCCGCGCGGATATGAGCTGTTGATCAATGTCGGCGGCAATCATCTGATGCTTGGCACCGGACCCGAAGGCCGCGAATTGCCCGGCGGGTTCATTCATCCGGACAGCGCCGATTGGCGCTCGGCCGTGTCTTCATCGGCGGGCGGAATGGTCTTCGATTTTCTGCACGACGGCGTGCCGGTGCTGAATCTGCTCCATGTCGAGGAGCTTGCGGCCCAAGCAAAATTGCCCATGGACCCGAGCCCGTTGCCGCGCCTGGGCACTGCTGAATTCTATGATCAGGAGCGGCCGTGA
- the ggt gene encoding gamma-glutamyltransferase: protein MALWSGCASTIPASSPEAPTPVTAPLDTSFVRATSAVFDSGMVVCAHQLAAAAGRKVLADGGNAMDAALAALAMLNVVESHASGLGGGGFALYYDAASDSAYLLDYRERAPARVERAQYFDPLDTLKLVQRTGATAVLTPGAPAGWQELHRRFGTRTMPSLMADAIAVADTGYDISEKQAAIIFDFNETVAGDSQIAAIFLDNGLPPPAGFRVKQPKLARTLEFLARTRLENLYFPPYSSQIAAAVRTRGGFLSEYDLNGYRPVQRAPLRATYHDYEIITSAPPASGGIVLLETLKILEGYDIKSMGLLSPEYIHTVATAIRQARTDAAAWVGDPDFVHVPTGVMISPSYLAQVRDSLPSDTVPPRLTPLDSIRAFGPGNTTHLVVADKYGNLASITQSINYFFGAGVMVPELGIMLNNHMADFGNDTTSVNGIVGGHRPVSSMAPTIVLKDGQPVLVFGTPGGPRIPAALVEVLLAVLEFDVPLNEALDLPRFFPAGVNLVHESRLPQSTLDALAARGWKPYADAPISNYFGGVQAIHFPGGSRMTGSSDPRRDGAAAGH, encoded by the coding sequence ATGGCGTTGTGGTCCGGCTGTGCTTCGACGATTCCCGCCAGTTCACCCGAAGCTCCGACGCCGGTCACGGCTCCATTGGACACAAGTTTCGTGCGGGCGACATCCGCAGTGTTCGACTCGGGCATGGTTGTCTGTGCGCACCAGCTGGCGGCCGCGGCTGGCCGCAAGGTCCTTGCGGACGGCGGCAATGCTATGGATGCAGCATTGGCCGCGTTGGCAATGCTCAACGTCGTAGAATCCCACGCCAGTGGACTTGGCGGCGGCGGTTTCGCGCTGTATTATGATGCCGCATCCGATTCGGCGTATCTGCTCGACTATCGGGAGCGCGCCCCGGCACGAGTGGAACGTGCGCAGTACTTTGATCCGCTCGACACATTGAAACTTGTCCAGCGCACGGGCGCGACCGCCGTGCTCACGCCCGGCGCACCGGCCGGTTGGCAAGAGTTGCACAGGCGATTCGGAACGCGCACGATGCCGTCGCTAATGGCTGATGCGATTGCCGTCGCTGATACGGGCTACGACATATCGGAGAAGCAGGCGGCAATCATCTTCGACTTCAACGAGACTGTTGCAGGTGATTCGCAAATCGCGGCGATCTTCTTGGACAATGGACTGCCTCCGCCCGCAGGATTCCGCGTCAAGCAACCCAAGCTGGCTCGCACGCTGGAGTTTCTGGCACGTACGCGACTTGAAAACCTCTACTTCCCGCCTTATTCTTCCCAGATTGCGGCAGCAGTTCGCACTCGCGGAGGGTTCCTATCCGAGTATGACCTCAACGGCTACCGGCCGGTGCAACGCGCACCGCTGCGAGCGACTTATCACGACTACGAAATTATCACGTCGGCGCCTCCGGCCAGCGGCGGCATTGTGCTGCTCGAGACGTTGAAGATTTTGGAAGGCTATGACATAAAGAGCATGGGGCTCCTGTCGCCCGAGTATATTCATACCGTCGCAACTGCGATTCGTCAGGCACGTACGGACGCCGCAGCGTGGGTCGGCGATCCCGATTTCGTTCACGTACCGACGGGAGTCATGATCTCGCCGAGTTATCTGGCGCAAGTGCGGGACTCCCTGCCAAGCGACACGGTGCCCCCGCGGCTGACTCCGCTGGATTCCATTCGCGCGTTTGGACCGGGGAACACAACACATCTGGTCGTCGCGGACAAATACGGTAACCTGGCATCCATCACGCAGTCCATTAACTACTTCTTTGGGGCCGGCGTTATGGTGCCTGAGCTGGGCATCATGCTCAACAACCATATGGCTGACTTCGGCAACGATACGACCAGCGTGAATGGCATAGTTGGTGGTCATCGCCCCGTGTCCAGCATGGCGCCGACCATCGTGTTGAAGGACGGTCAGCCCGTCCTCGTTTTCGGCACACCTGGCGGCCCACGTATTCCTGCGGCCCTTGTGGAAGTTCTGCTGGCGGTACTCGAATTCGACGTGCCGCTGAATGAAGCGCTCGACTTACCGCGCTTCTTCCCGGCCGGGGTCAATCTGGTGCATGAAAGCCGCCTGCCTCAATCTACGCTTGACGCCTTGGCCGCGCGCGGATGGAAACCCTATGCGGACGCGCCGATCAGCAACTATTTCGGGGGAGTTCAGGCGATTCACTTCCCCGGCGGCTCGCGCATGACCGGGTCGTCGGATCCGCGCCGCGACGGAGCTGCGGCTGGGCACTAA
- a CDS encoding MarR family transcriptional regulator, translating into MKFVVDNMFPAWCNRAAHIFRTVFSERAAVLGINWAEGVILLKMSMGHNTLADLTRHIEHSHPSILRHIDKLEELGFVERTAHPEDRRVKILVLTERGQSAAESLQVMASSYSLELEERFGHERIKVASELMRDVVAHYAENDFLGCPAARNDTPKAKETHAE; encoded by the coding sequence TTGAAGTTCGTGGTAGACAATATGTTCCCCGCATGGTGCAACCGGGCCGCCCATATATTTCGTACCGTTTTCTCGGAACGGGCGGCTGTGCTGGGCATCAACTGGGCGGAAGGCGTGATTCTCCTCAAGATGAGTATGGGGCATAACACGTTGGCCGACCTGACGCGCCACATCGAGCATTCGCACCCGTCCATCCTGCGCCACATTGATAAGCTCGAAGAATTGGGCTTCGTGGAACGCACGGCCCATCCTGAAGATCGCCGAGTGAAAATTCTCGTCCTGACGGAGCGCGGCCAATCGGCGGCCGAGTCGTTACAGGTGATGGCGAGTAGCTACTCGCTCGAATTAGAGGAGCGTTTTGGTCACGAGCGAATTAAGGTCGCGAGTGAACTGATGCGCGATGTCGTGGCACACTATGCGGAAAACGACTTTCTCGGATGCCCGGCGGCACGGAACGATACACCGAAGGCGAAGGAGACCCATGCGGAGTAG
- a CDS encoding efflux transporter outer membrane subunit, with protein sequence MLAGCGYVQRHHTPKLTDVPAAYVHSGAREDVRAEAWWKDFGDPTLDQLMNEAIDNNPNLEAALARLQQFRAQSRTARATLLPAVTASGSYQDGERAFGGLGKITLDYYDVSVSAQYEVDLWGKLSARRRAALGDLLASENDARTAILTLTAQVARTYYQIADLREQQRLVEQTIVSNQSAYELVRSRYMLGVVTSLDVYQAEANLAQARGQRAAVEANLAATEHLLSILVGRYPQTNIAGDLRVLPPQIIAIPVGLPSELLERRPDIRAARARLLSSDARWSSANAALLPSFTLVGTYGNVNKQLEDALDPENLLWNLVAGLTAPIFQGGRLVSEAQRAEAGFYEAAAGYKQVALNAFREVEDALIRGNKARERIQQLETQTAAAGNSLRVAEDQYRQGIITYLQVLVAQNGYFQAQSTLISARRELITNRIDLATALGGAWTDDACKTRKPAPRLHSEIH encoded by the coding sequence ATGCTTGCCGGTTGCGGCTATGTACAGCGTCATCATACGCCGAAGCTGACCGATGTGCCTGCGGCTTATGTCCACAGCGGAGCACGTGAAGACGTGCGCGCGGAGGCGTGGTGGAAGGATTTTGGTGATCCGACGTTGGATCAGCTGATGAATGAGGCCATTGACAATAATCCGAATCTCGAAGCAGCGCTCGCGCGGCTGCAGCAATTCCGGGCTCAATCGCGTACGGCTCGGGCCACACTTTTACCCGCGGTCACCGCGAGCGGATCGTATCAGGACGGCGAGCGTGCTTTCGGAGGATTGGGAAAAATCACGCTCGACTACTATGATGTCAGTGTCAGCGCTCAATACGAAGTGGATCTGTGGGGCAAGCTCTCGGCGCGCCGCCGGGCAGCCCTCGGCGATCTCTTGGCGTCAGAAAATGACGCCCGTACAGCGATCCTCACCTTGACCGCGCAAGTCGCGCGAACATACTACCAGATCGCCGATCTCCGCGAACAGCAGCGATTAGTGGAACAGACCATCGTCTCAAACCAGAGTGCCTACGAACTGGTGCGCAGCCGCTATATGCTTGGCGTCGTGACTTCGCTCGATGTCTATCAGGCCGAGGCGAACCTCGCACAAGCTCGGGGTCAACGGGCCGCTGTCGAAGCCAATTTGGCGGCGACGGAACACCTCTTGTCCATCTTAGTTGGCCGCTATCCGCAGACAAACATCGCCGGAGATTTACGCGTTCTGCCCCCGCAGATCATTGCGATTCCCGTAGGATTGCCGTCTGAACTGCTCGAACGCCGGCCGGATATTCGCGCGGCCCGGGCGCGGTTACTCTCCAGCGATGCACGCTGGAGCTCCGCCAATGCCGCGTTGCTACCGAGTTTCACATTGGTCGGAACGTATGGCAACGTGAACAAGCAGTTGGAAGACGCACTCGATCCCGAGAATCTCTTGTGGAATCTCGTTGCCGGGCTAACAGCGCCAATATTTCAGGGCGGACGACTGGTCAGTGAAGCGCAGCGCGCCGAGGCCGGATTCTATGAAGCAGCGGCAGGCTACAAACAGGTCGCCCTCAATGCATTTCGGGAAGTCGAAGACGCGCTCATTCGCGGGAACAAGGCGCGCGAACGCATCCAACAGTTAGAGACACAGACCGCCGCCGCTGGCAATTCACTGCGCGTCGCCGAAGATCAGTACCGGCAAGGCATCATCACGTATCTGCAAGTGCTGGTCGCCCAGAATGGGTATTTCCAGGCCCAAAGCACGCTCATTTCGGCGCGGCGAGAATTGATCACTAACCGCATTGATCTCGCTACGGCGCTGGGCGGCGCATGGACCGACGACGCGTGTAAGACACGCAAGCCCGCGCCGCGGCTTCATTCAGAAATCCACTAA